A DNA window from Gammaproteobacteria bacterium contains the following coding sequences:
- a CDS encoding ATP-binding cassette domain-containing protein — protein MERLRVAALGGDGWGPIDLVVTAGACVCVSGPSGAGKTRLLRAIADLDVHTGDVYLDGESAQRIAPPLWRQRVALLPADSRWWAETVAAHFPAAGRPDFAAVGLPDEALDWHIERLSSGERQRLALLRVLANAPQVLLLDEPTANLDARNAARIEALIAAYRREHGAAVLWVSHDPEQIERVGSSHLRLDQGRIVTHAEVAA, from the coding sequence GTGGAACGACTACGTGTCGCAGCACTGGGTGGAGACGGGTGGGGGCCGATCGATCTGGTCGTGACGGCGGGTGCGTGCGTGTGCGTGTCGGGACCTTCGGGCGCAGGCAAGACCCGTCTGCTGCGCGCCATCGCCGATCTGGACGTACACACGGGCGACGTCTATCTCGACGGCGAGTCGGCGCAGCGCATCGCACCCCCGCTGTGGCGCCAGCGCGTCGCCCTGCTGCCGGCCGACAGCCGCTGGTGGGCGGAGACGGTGGCCGCGCATTTCCCCGCCGCTGGGCGCCCCGATTTCGCTGCCGTGGGGCTGCCGGACGAGGCCCTGGACTGGCACATCGAGCGCCTGTCCAGCGGTGAGCGCCAACGTCTGGCGCTGCTGCGTGTTCTGGCGAATGCGCCGCAGGTGCTGCTGCTCGACGAACCCACCGCGAACCTGGATGCGCGCAATGCCGCGCGCATCGAGGCGCTGATCGCCGCCTACCGGCGCGAGCACGGGGCGGCCGTGCTCTGGGTCAGTCATGACCCCGAACAGATCGAGCGCGTCGGCAGCAGCCATCTGCGCCTGGATCAGGGGCGCATCGTAACGCATGCCGAGGTGGCGGCATGA
- the fetB gene encoding iron export ABC transporter permease subunit FetB: protein MIPLDSVDLGIAAVLVVLMALLSARLQRSLARQILVAAARTTVQLLLVGLVLKALFATTHPGWVALMALFMLLVAGREVMARQERRLRGGWSFGIGTLSMFLSSFAVTLFALTVIISNQPWYAPQYAIPLLGMLLGNTMSGVAIAMDRLTQTAWQQRAEIEARLMLGQSARNAVRDYKREAARAGLIPIINAMATAGLVSLPGMMTGQILAGAPPVEAVKYQILIMFLIAVGTGLGTLGAVAIASRRLFDERQRLRLDRLRETRP, encoded by the coding sequence ATGATCCCACTCGATAGTGTCGATCTGGGTATTGCCGCGGTATTGGTCGTGTTGATGGCGCTGCTGTCGGCACGCCTGCAGCGCTCACTGGCACGCCAGATCCTGGTGGCCGCGGCGCGTACCACGGTGCAACTGCTCCTGGTCGGCCTGGTGCTGAAGGCGCTGTTCGCCACCACACACCCCGGCTGGGTGGCGCTGATGGCGCTGTTCATGCTGCTGGTGGCGGGACGCGAGGTGATGGCGCGGCAGGAGCGCCGGCTGCGCGGCGGCTGGAGCTTCGGCATCGGCACCCTGTCGATGTTTCTGTCGTCGTTCGCCGTCACGCTGTTCGCACTGACGGTGATCATCAGCAACCAGCCCTGGTATGCGCCGCAATACGCCATTCCTCTCCTCGGTATGCTGCTCGGCAACACCATGAGCGGTGTGGCCATCGCCATGGACCGCCTCACCCAGACCGCCTGGCAGCAGCGCGCCGAGATCGAGGCGCGGCTGATGCTGGGCCAGTCCGCGCGCAACGCCGTGCGCGACTACAAGCGCGAGGCGGCACGCGCCGGTCTGATCCCCATCATCAATGCCATGGCCACGGCCGGCCTGGTCAGCCTCCCCGGCATGATGACCGGCCAGATCCTCGCCGGTGCGCCCCCGGTGGAAGCAGTCAAGTATCAGATCCTGATTATGTTCCTGATTGCGGTGGGGACCGGACTGGGTACACTGGGCGCGGTCGCGATCGCCTCGCGGCGGTTGTTCGATGAGCGCCAGCGCCTGCGGCTGGATCGCCTGCGGGAGACGCGGCCGTGA
- a CDS encoding CDGSH iron-sulfur domain-containing protein, with protein sequence MAQPEVPQKAPYALELDAGTHYWCACGRSQKQPLCDGSHKGTDFTPLRFELAEQTKVWLCGCKHSNDKPFCDGMHKKI encoded by the coding sequence ATGGCACAACCGGAAGTCCCACAGAAGGCCCCCTACGCGTTGGAACTCGACGCCGGCACCCATTACTGGTGCGCCTGCGGCCGTTCCCAGAAACAGCCACTCTGCGACGGCTCGCACAAGGGCACAGACTTCACACCGCTGCGCTTCGAACTGGCGGAACAGACCAAGGTCTGGCTGTGCGGTTGCAAGCACAGCAACGACAAACCGTTCTGCGATGGGATGCATAAGAAGATCTAG
- a CDS encoding ammonium transporter, producing the protein MSRSKQIFAAAAILMSSVVPVLAQEEAPPTIDSGDTAWMLTSTALVLFMTIPGLALFYGGMVRKKNILATTMQSFAITCLMTVIWMIAGYSLAFTDGGSLNAYVGGLSKLFLAGVGKDSVQGTIPETVFMTFQMTFAIITPALICGAFADRMKFSAMLWFMGLWSLIVYSPVTHWVWGGGFLANAGVLDFAGGTVVHINAGVAGLVAALVLGPRKGFPGVAMPPHNLGYTVVGAALLWVGWFGFNAGSAVAANGTAGMAMLVTQIATAMAALGWMSAEWMSHGKPSVLGIASGAVAGLVAITPAAGTAGPMGALLLGLAAGVLCFFAATRLKRMLGYDDSLDVFGVHAVGGIVGAILTGVFADASLGGSGLAEGVTIGTQVATQIKGVLVTIIYTAVASFVILKGIDRLIGLRVSEEAETVGLDLSQHDERGYNL; encoded by the coding sequence ATGTCACGATCAAAACAAATCTTCGCGGCGGCCGCGATACTGATGTCGAGCGTCGTGCCTGTGCTCGCTCAGGAAGAGGCGCCACCGACCATCGATTCCGGCGATACCGCCTGGATGCTGACCTCGACGGCGCTCGTCCTCTTCATGACGATCCCGGGCCTCGCCCTTTTCTACGGCGGCATGGTCCGGAAAAAGAACATCCTCGCCACCACCATGCAGAGCTTCGCCATCACCTGCCTGATGACGGTGATCTGGATGATCGCGGGCTATTCCCTTGCCTTCACCGACGGCGGCTCGCTCAATGCCTATGTCGGCGGCCTGTCGAAGCTGTTCCTCGCCGGCGTCGGCAAGGACAGCGTCCAGGGGACCATTCCCGAGACCGTCTTCATGACCTTCCAGATGACGTTCGCCATCATCACCCCGGCCCTCATCTGCGGCGCCTTCGCCGACCGGATGAAGTTCTCGGCGATGCTCTGGTTCATGGGGCTGTGGAGCCTGATCGTTTATTCGCCGGTGACCCACTGGGTCTGGGGCGGCGGCTTCCTCGCCAATGCAGGCGTCCTCGATTTCGCCGGCGGCACGGTGGTCCACATCAACGCCGGGGTCGCGGGTCTGGTGGCCGCGCTGGTGCTGGGCCCGCGCAAGGGTTTTCCCGGCGTCGCCATGCCGCCGCACAACCTGGGCTACACCGTCGTCGGCGCCGCGCTGCTGTGGGTCGGGTGGTTCGGCTTCAACGCGGGCTCTGCGGTGGCGGCGAACGGCACGGCCGGTATGGCCATGCTGGTCACGCAGATCGCCACCGCGATGGCGGCGCTGGGCTGGATGTCCGCGGAGTGGATGAGCCACGGCAAGCCGTCGGTACTGGGGATCGCCTCCGGTGCGGTCGCGGGCCTGGTGGCGATCACACCGGCCGCCGGCACCGCGGGGCCGATGGGCGCGTTGCTGCTGGGCCTGGCTGCCGGTGTGCTGTGCTTTTTCGCGGCGACCCGGCTGAAGCGGATGCTGGGCTACGATGATTCGCTGGACGTGTTCGGCGTGCACGCCGTCGGCGGTATCGTCGGCGCGATCCTGACCGGCGTGTTCGCGGATGCCAGCCTCGGTGGCAGCGGCCTGGCCGAGGGCGTGACCATTGGCACTCAGGTGGCCACCCAGATCAAGGGCGTACTGGTCACCATCATCTATACGGCCGTCGCCAGCTTCGTGATTCTCAAGGGCATCGACCGGCTTATCGGATTGCGCGTCAGCGAAGAGGCGGAGACCGTGGGCCTCGATCTGTCACAGCACGACGAGCGTGGCTACAACCTGTAA